The Bacteroidales bacterium genome contains a region encoding:
- a CDS encoding Zn-dependent oligopeptidase, with protein MKFINYLLMFSILVACSPQDQSSKNPFFVKDNQPIDYAKITAQDIEDYANHTLKTMSEAIEQLKNCNEITFDNIFVALDDIYSTIYTADNNCFMLYWTSPDSLSREVGLKGHLALDSLSTTLYSNKQIFNKMQAFLSTDEYKSLQGHRKIFVDDLILHFTQSGVNLDGEKLAEYEKLTKEIGLLTSEYSNNMNSASETVVVDEKGAEGLPENFKNTYKKTDNSYEIPVINATRDPILKNAACENTRKEFFVKYNTRAADKNLDILNNLVQKRYQLAQVMGYETYADYNLVPKMAKDPETVWSFINDLVERAKPKAKADIEELRQVKAAETGNKNCKLEPWDIAYYNNQILKTKFDVDYEKVREYLPMDQCLQGILDIFNELLGLEFRKIENASVWHPDVLMYDVYDNNTLKGRVYLDLFPRPNKESWFYGVRLTAGKKTEGEYEIPISMLLGNFTPATDELPSLISFKELNTLFHEFGHIVDGMSYDGEFALQARAKTDFVESMSQIFENWTWDYDILKRFAKHYKTNEVLPKELFDNMVSAKNVSSGYFALNSLRNCIYDMNLYNLYNPEKPLDTDELWRKIDEELGIMNFYVEGTHPQASWIHINTHPVYYYGYLWAEVYAQDMFTEFEKNGLLDLNTGLRFRKLILSNGKQRDAVKAVEEFLGRPSNNEAYIKSLGLN; from the coding sequence ATGAAATTTATTAACTATCTACTTATGTTCTCTATTTTGGTGGCTTGTTCGCCTCAAGACCAAAGTTCCAAAAACCCCTTCTTTGTCAAGGATAATCAACCTATCGACTATGCAAAAATCACAGCCCAGGACATTGAAGATTATGCAAATCACACGCTTAAAACTATGAGCGAAGCAATTGAACAGTTGAAGAATTGCAATGAAATTACTTTTGACAACATTTTTGTTGCTTTAGATGACATTTACAGCACAATTTACACCGCAGACAACAACTGTTTTATGCTCTACTGGACATCTCCCGATTCACTATCGCGAGAAGTTGGTTTGAAAGGGCATTTAGCTCTCGATTCTCTATCGACAACACTCTATTCAAACAAACAGATTTTCAACAAAATGCAAGCTTTCCTGTCAACAGATGAGTACAAAAGCTTGCAAGGACACAGAAAAATATTCGTTGACGATTTGATTCTGCATTTTACCCAATCTGGTGTAAACTTAGACGGAGAGAAACTTGCTGAATATGAAAAGTTAACAAAAGAGATTGGTCTTTTAACATCAGAATATTCCAACAACATGAACTCGGCAAGCGAAACAGTTGTTGTTGATGAAAAAGGAGCCGAAGGTCTTCCCGAAAATTTCAAAAACACATACAAAAAGACGGACAACAGCTACGAAATACCTGTTATCAACGCCACTCGCGACCCGATTTTGAAAAACGCAGCATGTGAGAATACTCGCAAAGAGTTTTTCGTAAAATACAACACACGTGCAGCCGACAAAAACTTGGATATACTAAACAACTTGGTTCAAAAGCGTTACCAACTTGCACAAGTAATGGGATATGAAACCTACGCAGATTACAATTTAGTCCCCAAAATGGCAAAAGATCCTGAAACGGTATGGAGCTTTATTAACGATTTGGTTGAAAGAGCCAAACCAAAAGCCAAAGCAGACATTGAAGAACTAAGGCAAGTAAAAGCTGCCGAAACTGGTAACAAAAACTGTAAACTCGAACCGTGGGATATAGCCTACTACAACAATCAGATTCTAAAAACAAAGTTTGATGTCGATTACGAAAAGGTAAGAGAATATTTGCCAATGGATCAGTGTTTACAGGGGATACTTGATATTTTCAACGAACTGTTAGGACTTGAGTTCCGCAAAATCGAAAACGCTTCGGTTTGGCACCCCGATGTTTTGATGTACGACGTATATGACAACAACACATTAAAAGGTCGCGTTTACTTGGATCTGTTCCCTCGTCCAAATAAAGAGTCGTGGTTTTATGGTGTACGTCTAACAGCTGGCAAAAAAACAGAAGGGGAATATGAAATACCCATTTCAATGCTGTTAGGAAATTTCACTCCTGCAACAGACGAATTGCCATCGCTTATAAGCTTCAAAGAGCTTAATACACTGTTTCACGAGTTTGGGCACATTGTTGATGGAATGTCATACGACGGCGAATTTGCACTACAAGCCAGAGCAAAAACCGATTTTGTAGAATCGATGTCACAAATATTCGAAAACTGGACTTGGGATTACGACATTCTGAAACGTTTTGCAAAACACTATAAAACCAACGAAGTGTTGCCTAAAGAGTTGTTTGACAATATGGTATCTGCGAAAAATGTATCATCGGGCTATTTTGCACTAAACTCATTAAGGAACTGCATTTACGATATGAACCTATACAACTTATACAATCCTGAAAAACCGTTAGACACCGATGAGTTATGGCGTAAAATTGACGAAGAGCTCGGTATTATGAATTTCTACGTCGAGGGAACACACCCACAAGCAAGCTGGATACATATAAACACGCACCCAGTTTACTACTACGGGTACTTATGGGCAGAGGTTTACGCACAAGATATGTTCACCGAGTTCGAGAAAAACGGCTTACTCGATTTAAACACAGGTTTACGCTTCCGCAAACTTATTTTATCAAACGGCAAACAACGTGACGCTGTAAAAGCTGTTGAAGAGTTTTTAGGACGACCCTCGAACAACGAAGCTTATATTAAAAGCTTAGGATTAAATTAA